The following proteins are encoded in a genomic region of Phaeodactylum tricornutum CCAP 1055/1 chromosome 1, whole genome shotgun sequence:
- a CDS encoding n-acetylglucosaminyl-phosphatidylinositol biosynthetic protein (Involved in the first step of glycosylphosphatidylinositol (GPI) Catalyses UDP-N-acetyl-D-glucosamine + 1-phosphatidyl-1D-myo-inositol = UDP + 6-(N-acetyl-alpha-D-glucosaminyl)-1-phosphatidyl-1D-myo-inositol) yields MRKSYRIAMVCDFFYPRLGGVENHIWSLSQELVKMGHKVIVITHAYGSRRGVRYMSGPLKVYYCPITPMVDQDALPSFTATFPLLRSILIREGIEIIHAHQATSTMANESIVYAGILGIASVYTDHSLFGLNDIAGIVLNRVLQTTMCAVDAAICVSHACRDNFVLRANVGAERVRVIPNAVDASMFQPDPSLKCQPRLNIVVVSRLVYRKGVDLLVGIIPKICRRLDSVDFIIGGDGPKMLDLQEMVELERLHDRVTFLGSIPHARVRDVLVQGHIFLNCSLTESFCIAILEAASTGLLVVSTNVGGVPEVLPDDMILLADSNVPSIVQRLVEAVDRFNNGNVADSWSAHQRVTDMYSWQRVAVETEQVYSDVCRQSKRLFYDRISRFCSIGGISGPVVVVLLVIVELWTCAANWYEPSANIDIVPDVIESKTKKKTRSKTEEPQVKMP; encoded by the exons ATGAGGAAAAGCTACCGAATCGCCATGGTGTGTGACTTTTTCTACCCTCGGCTCGGAGGGGTCGAGAATCATATCTGGAGTCTATCACAAGAATTAGTAAAAATGGGGCATAAGGTTATCGTAATAACTCACGCCTACGGATCCCGAAGAGGTGTTCGATACATGTCGGGACCTTTGAAGGTGTACTATTGCCCAATAACGCCGATGGTTGATCAAGATGCCTTACCCTCGTTTACCGCCACCTTTCCATTATTGCGGTCAATATTGATTCGAGAAGGGATTGAGATTATTCATGCACATCAGGCGACAAGCACTATGGCGAACGAAAGTATTGTGTATGCCGGTATTCTCGGCATCGCCAGTGTTTACACGGACCACTCGTTGTTTGGATTGAACGACATTGCTGGTATTGTATTGAATCGCGTGCTACAGACGACTATGTGTGCTGTAGACGCCGCCATCTGCGTTTCTCATGCATGCCGGGACAACTTTGTCCTGAGAGCGAACGTGGGTGCGGAGCGCGTTCGAGTCATTCCGAATGCTGTGGACGCATCTATGTTTCAACCCGACCCATCTCTTAAGTGCCAACCTCG GCTCaatattgttgttgtttctCGTCTGGTGTATCGGAAAGGGGTAGACCTTCTGGTTGGTATTATACCAAAAATATGTCGAAGACTTGACTCAGTTGATTTCATAATAGGTGGCGACGGCCCCAAAATGTTGGACTTGCAAGAAATGGTGGAACTTGAACGTCTGCATGATCGTGTTACATTTTTAGGTTCTATCCCGCACGCACGGGTCCGAGACGTCTTGGTACAAGGACATATTTTTTTGAATTGTTCTCTGACGGAGTCCTTTTGCATCGCTATCCTAGAAGCCGCTTCCACTGGCCTCCTTGTTGTTTCTACGAACGTCGGTGGAGTTCCCGAAGTTCTTCCAGATGATATGATCCTTTTGGCCGACTCAAACGTACCAAGTATTGTGCAGAGGTTGGTGGAAGCGGTTGATCGCTTTAACAATGGCAACGTTGCTGACTCTTGGAGTGCCCACCAACGAGTCACAGACATGTATTCATGGCAACGGGTTGCCGTCGAAACTGAGCAAGTGTACAGTGACGTTTGCCGGCAGTCAAAACGATTGTTTTATGACCGAATTTCCCGATTCTGCAGCATAGGCGGAATTTCTGGGCCTGTTGTCGTGGTGCTGCTAGTTATCGTGGAATTGTGGACTTGCGCCGCAAATTGGTACGAGCCGTCTGCGAATATTGACATTGTGCCTGATGTAATCGAGAgcaagacaaagaaaaaaacgCGTTCGAAGACGGAAGAACCACAAGTAAAGATGCCATAG